One Stratiformator vulcanicus genomic window, GACCGACGACATCGAGTACGCTTGGTATGGCCCTGCCGAACACCCGTTTACCGGAACGGTCATCGGACGCGAGGCGGTCCTGAAAAAGGTGGTGAGTAATTACTCATGGCTTGACGACCAACGTCCCCAAATCCGGATCGCGATCGTGCAGCCGACATTGGTCAGCCTGCACGCCCATGAAACAGGGAAGATTCGCAAGACGGGTCGGCCTTACGAAGTCGACTTCGTCCAGTTGTTTCGATTTCGCGGTGACCGCATCTGCCAATTCGAGTCATACTGCGAAAGTACCGCGTTGATGACGGC contains:
- a CDS encoding nuclear transport factor 2 family protein, whose protein sequence is MDPIPLTPILNRFVKDISAKAEFSGADGDVAERERANVAIMQKMYRAIIAGDLDRFQKFLTDDIEYAWYGPAEHPFTGTVIGREAVLKKVVSNYSWLDDQRPQIRIAIVQPTLVSLHAHETGKIRKTGRPYEVDFVQLFRFRGDRICQFESYCESTALMTALLEAGAGSGIATGQER